The genomic window ATAAATCAGTTAAACTGTGACATGGCCGCAGAAACGGAGCCACCCCGTAAGGAATGCACCGCATCACAAAACAGTATCCCTCCTAGTGAGCATTACTTGAGTACTCAATCAGAGAAGAAATGTGTGAACCGATCCGAGAATGCACATGTGCCAAAATTAGGGatgtaaaaagaagggtATTTTTTAGAAAGTGCTCATGCAGCCTTTTTAATTCACTTGGGGAGTTGACGACCGACTTGTTCAGGGTCATCTCAAATAACCTGCCATACAGTTCCCTAATATTATAGCTTGTGTAGGAGCACAATTTTAGGTAAAATATGGCTACCAATTTTAAGACAAAATtggtattatttttttttaaaataaaaattaatgtattttctacattttcaaAGGCATCCATTAAATGCTTTTTATTCACTTTATCGATGAGGCTATTTAAAATAAACACGTTTTTTATTATCCtaatattttctacattGTTCTTTACACTCACGTTTGTTATGTTCTCATATTCCTTCGTCATAATGTGGTAGCTCTTTTCTAGCTCCCTGAGATGCCTCATCATTTTGTCCCCGTCCATTTGGTGCTGCTCTCCCTCTGCGGTCATTTTCTCATCAGTGTAGATATGGCAACAACGAGGGGGGGGTCGCATATGTTATCATGCGTCTGCTACGAAAACGGGGGAATATTGTTATggtctccaaaaaaaattggctcTACAACTCACTGGAAGACCTTTTTCCTAACTTATACAAAGTTGTTCTTTTGCGTGGGTATGGATACTCTTATGTGTCATGGTAGGCTGCCCGATTGGGAAGTTTCAACGATCAGGGGCAGGCATATAATAagtatacatacgtataggCTTGTATAAATACATCTATGTGAACAAGCCAATGCGCGGAGAAGCCTTCTCTGCGTGCTGCTAGGTTGACTGAGAACTACGCCTCTCTGCGCTCCTGCGAATGGGCGTACATTTGTGTACCAACAGAAAAGTTAGCACAAATTGGGATGTTACTTTACATTCTGCAGGTAATCCATGGAGGGGTTCCCCCTTGGTATTACTTAAGCATTGCAACAAAGCAAACATAACGAGGGATATTCCCCTATTTGCTGCTCAAAAGAGGAATGCAAAAATGGTAACGAATCTATACGCTCCATCAGTGCTGCATTTTATTCGTACACTTATGCACCTGTACTGAAtgttgttaatttttccccgTGTAAGTTAGCCAAAAAGAAATGCAGCGTTTTTGCGTTTTCGCCATAGAGGCGTGGTTTCCTCCcagtttggaaaaaaaaaaaaaaaaaaaaaaaaacatacatacatagtGCTACATACGTGGCACATACTGCATACCACATATGAATGCAACGAACAACTGCAAAATGGcttgtttccttctcttaAAAACGCTGCCAGGATAGCTTCGTTCAAGTGTGCAGGGGCCCCCGCGTACTGCCACTCCGCACGTGGGGCAGCCAAATGAATGCGCAGTGGGGAATGCTGAGAGGTATTACTATTTATGCGGTCTATGGGGAAGGCCTCCTACATTAGGTTTCAttatgttttgttttttcctgcttTACCTTTTCTGTAGAACCCTGCGCACACCATGGCAGAGCATATCCGGGTAGGAACAAATTGGAACGGCCTTGTGGCAAAGTTGAACCGGAGCGTGCAACGCAATTAAGTCGAAAAAGGCAAATGCGGAAATGGATAAAAGGACAAATTGCCAAAAAAgaaccaaaaaaatggaacaaaaaaaaagcaacaaacAAAGGATGGGATGCAATTCAAAGTGAAGATGCACAAACGGGGAGGTAAACTCTTCTTCGCAAATTGTGGTCGGCCTTCATGCCAAGGGTTAAGCAGTGCAGTAACTCCTACAGTATGCCaattaaaaatgggtaaTATTTTTTGGAGAGAGAATTGTACACGTGATGGTTGCTATGTGTCCACTCCGCAGTGAGACCAAACACGTGCACTGCGTCATGACGCCTTCGTGCTTCACGCTGTGCTGAACTGCACACCCCCACACTGGCGTTCAGAAGAAGATGCGCCCCCGCTTGAGGAGGGATATGACGATgctataaataaatattgcAGTAAATATTAGGGACACCACGTAAGAAACCAACTTGAGGCGCTTCGTCCTCCTCTGCTCCTCCTGCAGTTGCCGGTTAGCCAACTCTTGTTCGTTCTCCTCATCCTCTATCTGAGAGTAATGCTTATCGACGGCCTCATAAAAAAGGTGGCGCTCTTCCTTACTGAGGTTCATCTTCTTCAGTGTAGAATCGTTGACATCTAGGAAAGCCTGGTCGACGTACACATAATTAtgtttgtaaaaatgtggaatGAGGGATTCTAAATTATGCAATTTGAGAAAATTGGAGACATCCGTTTTTAGCATTGCCTCTTCgtagttcttcctctttcggATTTCTTTCTCctgataatttttcttcttttcttcttccttcaaaatatcatttttttcatgtttttttaaaatatcctCATACGTTTCgttgttattgttttttAAGTATCCATCAAATTTGTGCTTCAAAAAGAGGTCGCATAGACCTTTTTGGTTTTCCTTTGCTGCTATATGTAGGGGGGAATTATTCTCACCGTCGagacaattttttatgtctaCCTTTTGTGTGAGTAGAATACTTTGGGCTATATTTCCTAGATGCTCCTTCGCACAAATGTGTAGAACAGAATTCATGTCCCCGTCTTTTATATTCACATCTGCACCCTTTTCGATGAGTAAAATGgctgcttcttctttgcTCCTCTTAATTGAGCACATTAGGGGAGTATTACCTTCATTATCTAGGGCATTAATCTGGGCATGATTTTTTATCAACAATTCTATTCCTTTAACGTAGTTATACTCACTAGCTATATGGAGGCtcgtttttccatttttgtttttttcgtttacatcaatttttttttctattaatAATCTACTCACGTTGATCATGTCCTGTCCAAGGATCATGCACTTCATCAAGGCAttgtccttctcctttttatcttttaaaaaaatattcacgtTACGCTCATTGACGAGGTAGTAGCAACATTCGGCACACCCCTTTTCGATCCCAAAGAGGAGCAACGTTAATCCTTCCTTGTTGTACGAATTTAGGTTCACATCTCCTTCGCTTTCTATACTGTTCTTCAATTTGACCACGTCGTCCTTTAGAATGGCTTTCCAAATTTTGGAGCTCATCTTTCCAACCGTCTGTGCGCGTGCcagggggaagggaacacTTGACAAGCTACTCCTCTTTCGAACTAGCCATAAGCGATCAACTACGTTAATATGCACGAGGAGTATGTCACCGAATTTTGGCAATACTTACGCAGGCATATCAGCGATACACAGCCTACGCTTCTTTTCGTAGGGAGGAAcaacggaggaagaagtggagggaaaaaatgatcccAAATTATGCTTCTAATAGTGCTTCTAAATTTTTCTACTAAATTTTACCCCTCAATTTTGCCctgaatttttccattcaggGCAATAAATCTTAGATAATGCGAAAAGAGATCGACATTTTGCACCCTTCATCACAACGTGAATTTTTCTGTAGTACATTTTTCTCCGTGGAACCTTTGCGCTATGTGCTTATCAACGAAGCATGGcccgtttatttttttttttttttttttttgccctagctcatttgttcatttgttcgttaattttttttttgttttttccacttgTGACAAGTGGTATACACTCGTGAACACTCCACATTATATAACCTTAGCCCTGTTAACTTAAAGCACgaacgttttttcctcccccttttcttgcGCATACATTGCAAGATAAGGTGTTTTGTTTCACCCTACGTGGATGGGTGTTTCTGCTAAGGTGTCACTGTCGCGTCACTTCTTTACTGCCTTCCGGATACACTTCCCGTATATTGGAGGCACATTCCCCCTTAATCATGTTTCCCAACGAATGGTGGGATCGTGAACACATTGTAGCTTCTTACAAAGaggaacgttttttttttggaaccTACTTAATTTAGAGCACAGCTAGGCATCGTTTAGggttaccttttttttttttttttcgtccccACATTGAATGATCCCCTTGGCTGTGCTGACGCTTTACCGAATTGCATCCACATCTAGGTGTTTCCTACGAGGATGAACTCTTACACTGTTGTGCGTCCTGCACAGTTTACCATTTCAGCTGATTAGTTCCTCCCCCCTTGATTAGAGGCTCCTCCAAAATAGCAGCCTAAGTAGCATGATACCGCCTAGGAATGTTTTGCTCAAAATTGAGCGGGAGTTAACCATTTTTCGCCAGCTCAAGAGACTAAATCGGATTGACACTGAAACAAAGCGTCTGCAGGGAAATGGCGAGGGGATACTGGAAGGGAGTAGCGCTCGCAACAGGTACAAGGATAGCAAGGTGTACCTCACAAGTAGCAAAATAAGTAAAGACAACCCACGTGTTAGCGGTTCTAAcgcgaaggggaagaaggatgGCCGATGGGAAGATGCCACAGCTAGCTACACAAACATACAAACACATAACGACAGGAGGAACCTCACCAGTCAGAACGAAGGACAACGTTACAGTagcaaaattttaacaagCCGATTGCAAAGTATCAGGGATAGTAGCCCCCCAAGTGGCAGCAAGAGCCAGTGGCCGATCCTGCGCAATGACCAAACGGAAAGTACCCACACACACGCAAATGGAAATGGAAGTCCCAATTTGTACATAAACAAATTGCACGACTACCTGGACATAGCGCAAAAatcagaaaatgaaaaaataaaaataaataaaattctaaACAGATTGAGAAACGAAAACTTAACCATACATGCTATTCTAGAGGTGCTAAAAAGTTTGTGtgtcattttgttaaaaaggacTCCTCACCATTTGGATAATTTAATACCTTTAGATTACttgaatacaaaaaatgcaGTGAAAAAGTATAATAGCTATTTTGAGGAATATTTTACCCATGTGGAGGGGTACATACAAAACTACATTTGCCTCATTAAtgaaaggaacatttttgaccttttcaaatatatgtattatctGAATTATGCTTTAAAATTGGAGGTTATGGAACTCCTGTTGGAAAAGTTTTATCTGCACATAGACAAACTGGATAATTTGAAAACGGTGCAAATATTCTACATGATCCAGTCATTCTACAAGCACTTCTACGCGAAGGAAGTGGACAGTTACCTCACCCTAATTGTGGATGAGAAGATAAGAACGTCCTACAACGATGACCTCGTTAGGGGAAAACCATCCTATTGGAGTCACCCTGCACAGGATAATAAATACACCTTTGGAGACCTGTTTGAGGAGACTTCCCCAAAATGGACCCTAGGTAGTAACACCAATGGGCTGTTTAGAAGTGAATCCGAAAAGCGGAACGATAACTTCCCACGGAGAGAGGACCTAATCGGGGACTACAACGATGGGGAGGTAACAAATTTAGTCACCCCGAATGAGGTAGGTACCAACCTAAGAACGATCGAACAGTCCACCTTTTTCAAACCACCTAGACTGGGTAACCCCGTCGAAGTAGCAACGTCGATACACGGACAGCAATTTGGAGATTACACAAGATATACGAATGATCCGACTGTagagaggaggaaaaaaatagaagatgATGaaattttgacaatttttaagtacattgaaaattttcaccaCAAAATGAATTTCTACTACACAGATAAAGTGGTgacctttttgaaaaaaaatcgaaatgAACTCTCCACGGATACCCTCCTATGCGTAGCGAACATTTACCTAAACGGTGATGACGAAATGATGAGCAGGAACTTGACCCAAGTATTGCACGACCGAGTGGACCACATGAATGAGGACCAGTTAGTGCGACTAGCTGACTATTTGAAGAGggcaaaaaatgtagaaagcCTCATCATGGAAGATGTCCTAATGAGGGATAAAAAGGACGGCAACCAGGGCATCCCATTGGTCAGCAAAATtctccaaaaaataaaaaacgatAGCGAATTGATCACCCCGAATAATCTCGCAGCGGTGTATTTAAACATGCATGAAGTGGTCAACAAATTGTTGCCCTCCTCAGGTAATATTACCTACGGGAAAGGGGACCCCTTAGTAAGTCAGACGGAAAAGGAGGGGACTAGTTATGTAGACACCCCTGAGGAAGCTACTTCAGAGATGCCAACGGAAAGGCAAAACCTCACCACAATGGGTAGTAACATCCCCATTGGAGATGACAATAAAGGATTGGCCATACCGACAGGAACTGTGTCAGAGAAGAACTCCCTCACCCAAGAAGTGATCAAATTCTGTGACAATTACGTGAACAGCATTTCGCACTTCCCATCCGTTCTGAGTCTGTACCttttgtacataaaaaacgACGCGATAAAAAATAAGACAATACAggcatttgaaaaaaaaataaaaatgaataaacacAAATTGACgcaggaaaatatttccaataTAATTCTTTCGTTGAGTATTTATCCCTACCATACGACGCAGATGTTTGCCTACTTGGAAAATGTGATCGGTGAAAAATTAGTCAGTGGGGGGGAAACAACGGTAGACGGAGCAACGGCAAACGTCACAACAGCAGAAGGTATAATAGAGGACGGTGAAGCAAACCATACGAAACACTCCCTTCATGTGGACGCCAACTACCTAATTGACATAGCACTCGCCTTCGGCATCGCAGGGAGGAAGAATCTAAACCTGTGGAATTTTATTGACGTTCGGAAAATTGTTCTCACGTGCAACAAAAAACTGCTTCTATACCTGTCATACAGTTTTCTGCTGACCAATTATGTCTGCCCCGTGTCGTggttttttctcataaaaaGGATTGTAGATGATGTGAAGGCCTTCAACAAAAAGCAGTATGAATTATTGTACGAAATATTGAAATGTGCCATGCTGTTTAACTACATAGActtgaataatttttccagTGGAAATTCATTCGGTTATGTAGATCGGTGGAAAAGGAGTCAGCCACTGGAAGACACGTCCATCAACAGTTACACCAATAAGAATAATGCCAAcccagctagccattttctCAAAACCTTTCAGTACCTTCTAAACGCTTCTTACTTTCACTACAAAATGAAGTTGATAAATAATCAGTACACATCCAAAGTTCCTTACGAAGAGGTTTTTAATTACTTAAAATTaaagtatgaaaaaaatgtggaatttAAACAGCTGTATATAATGCCCTATTTGCTCACTGACTATAACGTCATCATAGACCCGTTGCCAAGTACTCCTATTCACAGATCTAGTGGATACATAATGGGAGAAATACAACTAAAACACAAAGTCTTTCAGTGTGATAACTACGTGGTTCTATCCTTTTATGATGGTATGTGGGATGAATTTTTAAAGGCACCCCATGGGGGTGAAGACGTCTCTTATGATATCAAATCTCTAGCTGAGCACTTCAAAACGTATACCGAGtcacacataaaaattaaaattaacaaGGGTGAAACGGTTCGCCCCGGTGTCGGTATGCACAACGGTGGGGCGAGTACCTTATCCGGCAACAACCCCAGTGGCGGAACTATGGCCCCCCTTCCGCTTGACAGCAAAGTCAAAACCGGAGGACCCCCACCAGGCATTCAATATCTAAAGTACACAAGGAAGGACTCCCCACAGGAGCAGAGAAACAAGTACTTAACACATAAACCTAACAGTGTGAGCTCCAATCAAGACCAAAATAAAtacttaaaaattaaaacaaaaatcgGGAGGAGAGCGCCCTGAtggtatttctttttattcttattccGAGGGGGTTCTTCTCTTTGGTAGAGTGTTATATGTGGTGGATTAAACGTGGGGCAACTCATATGGAGACAATAACACCCAAATGGTGCATTGCCAAGCCGCATGCATTTGTACATGCGCGCCCCGGGGCACCAGTGTCTAtgcctgtttttttttttatttcaccaCATAATCgcaatgaaaaggaaaatgcgaCAAAAATAAGTGTTCAACCGATTTTGAAGAAAGCCCTTCTGAACAATTTGaatagtatacatatatgcatatatatgtgtattgtttttttcttttttttcacattttctctCAAACACGAACTAAACTGTTTAACCAAACCGATAAGCACACAATGACCTTCACCCAAATGTTTCGCCCATTCTATAACAACCTTTTTCCTTGCGTAAGGTTTTTGCCATGTAAAACTTAAACTGAGGCTTTACCCACTTAAAAAGCGGCCCAAAGCAACCACATAGGCAACCACAATAACCAAAATTGCCGTAAAAGCCAAAACAACCGTAGCAACCCCCAAAATAACGCTCAACCCGCACGTAAGGATCATCCCAAAAAATGCCCCTCTCAATCTGTTACAATTCACACCATAGAACCTTCGACAAATGCTTCCTAAGgcgcatgtgcacatacatgtatgcatatacgtATGCATAGTtataaatgcatttttttatttcctcaaAATCTTGTTCAAACATCTGCATAGGAACTTCCTAATACTTCTATTGAACtacatgtgaaaaaaaaaaaaaaaaaaaaaaaaaaaagagtgacATTTaagcaaaattttaaacaagTCCGCCAAAACGGGGGGAAGATTCTCCCAAACAGGAACGGCATAATATATCATATCGTGCCCACATTTCGCCACCCTGCGCAAGTGCGTATAGTATACAATGCATGTATTTTCCGTATACAGCTGTGCAtctgaaaaataatttgcatGAACGTAtcattatacatgtatgcTGCTCTGCTTGCAATCCTCTATGCAtgtttttaccttttttacATGTGATTTCTACGCAGTTGAATCTGAGCTATACACCGTTAGGTACATGCCACTTTCCCCTTCTCAGTGTTGCCCAACCTTTTTGAGTAACTCACCGAAGGGCGGATTTTTCGCGATGAAGCACTCTATTGAGTAAACTTTTGCATTCTACCGATTTGCGAATATTTTATCGTATCCTACCTTAACCAGCTAAAGTGTGCTTTTTGACTTTTTGCGGTGAGGGGATGCTCTCCATGTAGCAATACTTACGATCGTTTTGTGAAGATCCCAGCACGATATTGTAGTTGGTACGTTGGGTACGCACATGTAAGTTTACCCCATGTAGGTGCGTACCTGTTTGTTTTGTAAATTTGCGCCTATAAGTTTGTTTTGCCCACCGTAAGCCGTGACGATATAATGCCCGGCGTGAGGCCCATCGGACGAATCTGAAAGTATATCGTCTCCCATTCGCTGCCCAAGGGAGACTACTGAAAAGGGGCATACAATACAGACGGAGCAGACGTTTTGACGTTTTTGAGGTCCCACTTCGCATATACAGAAGGAAGGACCTGCCTGTTTGTCTACCCCCACCAACGATGAGCGAAAAGGAGGTAAGCGCCCTGCCCGACGAGGTGAAGGATCTGCTGGAGTGTCTAAAAGAGGGAAATCCAAAATTCCAGCAATATCTAGTGCAGCTGAAGGAGTACCTACAAATCGATCGAATAAAAAACACCAACACCTTAGTGGAGTACATTCTGAAGAACATACATGCGCGTGATTTTCAGAGAAACGCATGCTACTTCTTACCAGATGTAGTAGTATACATTCAAGGTGTAAATAAAATTCCGAAAAAAGATGAGCTGGATTGTGTAGATACAGGAATCACCTTGCATAAACATGAAGGGAGTGAAAAATGTGTCAACGAGAATTATGAGGAGGTGTATCCTCAGTTTAGAATACCAATTCAGGATGAAAAGTTAAGAAGATTTAACACCAAGGATTACAGAAAGGATCTCATAAGGACATGCACGAAGAATGTAAATTATATGGAAATGATGTATGTCCTGAGTAAGAACGTATCCCCAAGAAATGGTTACAACCTATTCAACAACATTTTGCATAACTCCGAAATCAGTTATCGGTATAAATTGCTATCATTAGAATACTTTGCCCATGTGGTCAATAAAATAGCGTTAGAAAGAGCAAAATATATCGCGCAAATACTTCCCCTAGTTTTGGGAAAATTCTACAGCATAGAAGGAAAACCATACTACAACGACAATGTTACCAGTATGGACGTGCTAATTTCTATGTGTAAATTTTCTAATGTCCTCTGTGATGAATCGATCAGAACGCAGGAAGATGACAAGCAGGATGTGGCTCTACACTCCATCATAGCCTTtattatgaaaataataaGCTACCACAATGCAGAATTAccaataaataaaaatatagaaaaaatgataacatACATGCACTACGACCATTTGGAGTATGAAAAATGTGTTGAGATTTATTCCATATTATCCTCCAATTTGTACCACgataggaaagaaaaaatggtgaaggaTTGTTTGTCAGGTCTCGTATGGAGACTAAGCATAATTAACTCAAATATTCCACGTCTTTTAGAAAATGTTAATATATTAATGCCAAATGCTAAAGCATGTGCTTTGGAAAATTCTACCCTAGAAATTTCCATTCTCTGCTATCTCATATTTGTAGAACAAATAAACGAATCCTGCTTCCCCAAAATTTACTCAGAGTTGTATCTTTTCAATTTGATGATTCGAAATAGCTACAATTTACTTTTGTGCATTCCCCAGGCAGAGGAGGAGGTGAAACATAATTTGCTAATAAAGGCTTATCACCTTATTTGCCTTTCTGCCGTCCTATCCAACATTATTAAAAAGAGAGACGAAGCAGTCTTCTCCAATATTTACAACTTCAGATGGAGGCCCttggaatttttaaaaaccatACATCGCACTATTCATGATAATAGGACTTTCAAAATGTACTCCAAAAGTGTATACAATGCTGTGTGTATCATCATGAGGAATTTCAAATGGGATATTCTATATTCACTCTATTACAAGCTGCTTAATGAGTCCCTTCCGGATAACGTCAGGAGTTTAAttgcttccttcttaaaGGATGAAATGCACAAACAAATGGTGCACCTTGTCAAAAAAGCGGAAGCGATAAAACAGgaatttcacaaaaatgaagacttTGAAAAGGTGCTGAACGAAGCTATCAAAACGGAGAGAAATAAATCATCAACTCAGGTTACACCTCCAGCAGATAATGCagaactagccaaaatgagAAACGTGGCtgaggaaataaataaattgggGACACAAGTAAAGAATATTATCTACATCCTAATGAGTGAAGAATCTGTACTACTCAATGTTGACGCCATCACCGTCGTGCTGAACATCATCAAGATGATTTTgttgaataaaaatttaaaaccCTTTTACAATATTATTGTAAATTTTGAACAACCCTCTGCCTGTTTTGTGCAAAGCAAAGTTAAACATTTTTACAACCAAATTAAAGTGGAGAAGGCTATCCTGGatagggaaaagaaggacgaCGCCAATTCGATTTTTTGCACCAACATGAATGGATATTCACATGGTCACGGGGCTGAGCAGACAAGAGGGGTGACATACCAGC from Plasmodium coatneyi strain Hackeri chromosome 12, complete sequence includes these protein-coding regions:
- a CDS encoding Ankyrin yields the protein MSSKIWKAILKDDVVKLKNSIESEGDVNLNSYNKEGLTLLLFGIEKGCAECCYYLVNERNVNIFLKDKKEKDNALMKCMILGQDMINVSRLLIEKKIDVNEKNKNGKTSLHIASEYNYVKGIELLIKNHAQINALDNEGNTPLMCSIKRSKEEAAILLIEKGADVNIKDGDMNSVLHICAKEHLGNIAQSILLTQKVDIKNCLDGENNSPLHIAAKENQKGLCDLFLKHKFDGYLKNNNNETYEDILKKHEKNDILKEEEKKKNYQEKEIRKRKNYEEAMLKTDVSNFLKLHNLESLIPHFYKHNYVYVDQAFLDVNDSTLKKMNLSKEERHLFYEAVDKHYSQIEDEENEQELANRQLQEEQRRTKRLKLVSYVVSLIFTAIFIYSIVISLLKRGRIFF